A portion of the uncultured Draconibacterium sp. genome contains these proteins:
- a CDS encoding two-component regulator propeller domain-containing protein, with protein sequence MKWKRYKILKFLFIIVCAVLPTLVIQASSLAGNDPYKFMHISINDGLSNNEIKAILKDKQGFMWFGTAQGLNRYDGTNFKTFLHDINDSTSIPFNAIEYLFEDFDGRLWIRSYENFTVYNPVFESFSSPETVYHGTTIPVNGTQSFFTDSQGNTWLVNSNYGLYKFNPDNQSADSIRFISSVNKPANNNYLNSVAEDSKQMLWAISNVGELMQINPQTKQTEQTFFLGDEVANEFNKFQLFIDSDNDIWIYSPGLPYGVFFLDSKSGKIRNINQNSAGLQLSNNMVSSVVEDVSGAIWIGTDHGGINILNKENKTITVVQNKGDNPVSIAQNSITFLYRDNEDIIWAGTYKKGISYFHNNLIRFNHFSYSAESENSLPYNDVNCFVEDNRGNLWIGTNGGGLIYFNRQKNKFTSYKHAPAAPNSISADIIVSLHIDSKGTLWVGTYQGGLNRFNGQAFQHYKHNPDNPNSISDNRIWSIFEDSKQNLWVGTLNGGLNLFDRTKNQFIHYTSDAINSVGSDFIMSIIEDSEQNLWLGTSNGLDVLNLNTKRFTHYAANPNLPGQLSDGNANDIHEDVRGLIWVATSQGLNVLNKNQGTFLVFTESDGLANSNIKTIEEDENGNLWIASLKGISKISVQNYSPLLPVNELQVHIENFGLQDGLQGNEFNQKAAYRTRSGELIFGGANGFNLFNPENIVSHDPNEKIVLTGFKVFNQDVSVNEPFRKRIILDQSITYSDKISLKHKENVFSLEFAALSYFHPEKNTFQYKLSGFNDEWLQVNKGTNELTFTNLNAGEYKLLIRVSKDNASWLEMQPPLIIEILPPFWETGYAYALYILLIIALLFITWKILTERQRLKFEAEQEHREAERIQQVDTLKTKFFTNISHEFRTPLSLIIAPIEKLIENSKNEEDKKHLVLIQRNARRLMAMVNQLLDFRKMELQKIEVHRDWGEIIGFVREIAASFEDLMQSKNISFSFSGTPNELHTYFDKDKTDKIFTNLFSNACKFTNNGGTISLTTELNTSGEKPLLTIKISDNGIGIEPQQQMQIFNRFYQTDRSATEINQGSGIGLSMVKEYVTLLGGDVNVESQLNAGSTFTVELPVEIFTDEEIAAKQKRITTDKKIHQQPLSTNTVDIPAFDKEKKTLAIVEDSADLRFYLKDSFKNKYNIIEAENGAKALPVIEKQQPDIVISDVMMPEMNGVELCSKIKSTRKTKHIPVILLTAKTDTAPVIEGYESGADAYLTKPFDFKVLESRVENLIRSREQLRIMYQALTGIDPEKVKVDSEDERFIKRALKIVEENIAEASFTVENFGSEMGMSRVSLYKKLVALTEKTPIEFIRVIRLKRAAHLLETSQLSVSEVAYQVGFNNPRYFSKYFAEEYKMLPSEYIAKNRNITNNLSDEVKGKYTSE encoded by the coding sequence ATGAAGTGGAAAAGGTATAAAATCCTAAAATTTTTATTCATCATTGTTTGCGCAGTTTTGCCAACATTGGTTATACAGGCATCATCTCTTGCCGGAAATGATCCGTATAAATTTATGCACATCAGCATAAACGACGGTTTATCGAACAATGAAATAAAAGCAATTCTAAAAGACAAACAAGGATTTATGTGGTTTGGCACCGCGCAGGGTTTAAATCGCTACGATGGAACAAACTTTAAAACGTTTTTGCACGATATTAACGACAGCACCTCCATTCCATTTAACGCCATTGAATATTTATTTGAAGACTTTGACGGACGACTTTGGATCAGATCGTATGAAAACTTTACCGTTTACAATCCGGTTTTCGAAAGTTTTTCATCGCCCGAAACAGTTTACCACGGTACTACAATCCCTGTAAATGGAACACAATCGTTTTTTACCGACAGCCAAGGAAACACCTGGTTGGTAAATTCAAATTACGGATTATATAAATTTAATCCTGATAATCAATCGGCCGATTCTATTCGTTTTATTTCGTCGGTAAACAAACCAGCAAATAACAATTACCTGAATAGTGTTGCCGAGGACAGCAAGCAAATGCTTTGGGCCATTTCAAATGTTGGCGAGCTGATGCAAATAAACCCGCAAACAAAACAAACAGAACAAACCTTTTTCCTTGGTGATGAAGTAGCAAATGAGTTCAATAAATTTCAGTTGTTTATTGATTCTGATAACGACATTTGGATTTATTCTCCCGGATTGCCCTACGGTGTATTTTTTCTTGATAGTAAAAGCGGAAAAATCAGAAATATCAATCAAAACTCGGCCGGTTTACAACTTTCAAACAACATGGTTTCATCGGTTGTGGAGGATGTATCGGGAGCCATTTGGATTGGAACCGACCACGGCGGTATAAACATTCTTAACAAAGAAAACAAAACGATAACTGTGGTGCAGAATAAAGGCGATAATCCGGTTAGTATTGCACAAAACAGCATCACATTTCTTTACCGCGACAATGAAGATATTATTTGGGCAGGTACATACAAAAAAGGAATCAGTTATTTCCACAATAACCTTATTCGCTTTAACCATTTCAGTTATTCTGCCGAATCGGAAAACAGTTTGCCTTACAACGATGTAAACTGCTTTGTGGAGGATAACAGGGGAAACCTTTGGATTGGTACAAATGGTGGCGGATTAATCTATTTTAACCGTCAGAAAAATAAATTTACAAGTTATAAACATGCCCCTGCAGCCCCTAACAGTATTAGTGCCGATATAATCGTTTCGTTGCACATCGACAGCAAAGGAACGCTTTGGGTGGGAACGTACCAGGGAGGATTGAACCGTTTTAACGGCCAAGCATTTCAACATTACAAACACAACCCCGACAATCCAAATTCAATTTCAGACAACCGCATTTGGAGCATTTTTGAGGACTCAAAACAAAACCTTTGGGTTGGCACCTTAAACGGCGGGTTAAATCTTTTCGATCGCACAAAAAACCAGTTTATTCATTATACTTCGGATGCAATTAATTCGGTTGGCTCTGATTTTATTATGTCGATTATTGAAGACAGCGAGCAAAACCTTTGGCTGGGCACTTCAAACGGACTTGATGTTTTAAACCTGAATACAAAACGCTTCACTCATTACGCTGCCAATCCGAATTTACCCGGCCAATTAAGCGACGGAAACGCCAATGATATTCATGAAGATGTGCGCGGTTTAATATGGGTGGCCACATCGCAGGGATTAAACGTTTTGAATAAAAACCAGGGAACATTTCTGGTTTTCACTGAATCTGACGGGCTGGCAAATTCGAACATTAAAACTATTGAGGAGGATGAAAACGGAAACCTTTGGATTGCTTCGTTAAAAGGGATTTCAAAAATTAGTGTACAAAATTATTCTCCGCTCCTCCCCGTAAACGAACTCCAGGTTCATATCGAAAACTTTGGGCTTCAGGATGGTTTACAAGGCAATGAATTTAACCAGAAAGCGGCTTACCGAACCCGATCGGGTGAACTGATTTTTGGCGGTGCTAATGGTTTTAACCTGTTTAATCCTGAAAACATTGTATCACACGATCCCAATGAAAAAATCGTTCTTACCGGGTTTAAAGTATTTAATCAGGATGTGTCTGTAAACGAACCATTTCGAAAGCGAATAATTCTTGACCAATCGATTACCTACAGCGATAAAATTTCGCTAAAACATAAAGAAAACGTATTCTCGTTAGAATTTGCGGCACTCAGTTATTTTCACCCCGAGAAGAACACTTTTCAATACAAGCTGAGTGGGTTTAACGACGAATGGCTGCAGGTAAACAAGGGTACAAACGAGCTTACGTTTACCAATTTAAATGCCGGCGAGTACAAGCTGCTAATTCGGGTTAGTAAGGATAACGCTTCGTGGCTTGAAATGCAACCCCCATTAATTATTGAGATACTTCCTCCCTTTTGGGAAACAGGCTATGCCTATGCACTTTATATTCTGCTAATTATTGCATTGTTGTTTATTACCTGGAAGATACTTACAGAGCGTCAGCGACTTAAATTTGAGGCAGAACAAGAACATCGCGAAGCCGAACGTATACAACAGGTTGATACACTTAAAACGAAGTTTTTTACCAATATTAGTCACGAGTTTCGCACACCTCTTTCCTTAATAATTGCTCCGATTGAAAAACTGATCGAGAACAGCAAAAACGAGGAGGACAAAAAACATCTTGTCCTTATTCAACGAAATGCACGGCGGCTGATGGCTATGGTAAATCAGTTACTCGATTTCAGAAAAATGGAACTTCAGAAAATTGAAGTTCACAGAGACTGGGGCGAGATAATTGGTTTCGTTCGCGAAATTGCAGCTTCGTTTGAAGACCTCATGCAAAGTAAAAATATCAGCTTCAGTTTTTCGGGCACTCCAAATGAACTACACACCTATTTTGATAAAGATAAAACGGATAAAATATTTACCAACTTGTTTTCGAATGCCTGTAAGTTCACCAACAACGGTGGAACGATAAGCTTGACTACCGAGCTAAATACATCGGGCGAAAAACCGTTACTTACCATAAAAATTTCGGATAACGGAATTGGAATTGAGCCGCAACAACAAATGCAAATATTTAACCGATTTTACCAAACTGATCGTTCGGCTACAGAAATTAATCAGGGCTCCGGCATTGGCTTATCAATGGTTAAGGAATATGTGACCCTGCTTGGCGGCGACGTAAATGTGGAAAGCCAACTGAATGCAGGCAGTACTTTTACGGTTGAACTTCCGGTTGAAATATTTACGGATGAAGAAATTGCAGCCAAACAAAAACGAATAACAACCGACAAAAAAATTCACCAACAACCATTGTCGACCAACACCGTAGACATACCCGCTTTTGATAAGGAGAAAAAAACGCTGGCAATAGTTGAAGACAGTGCAGACCTAAGATTTTATTTAAAGGATAGCTTTAAAAATAAGTACAACATTATTGAAGCTGAAAACGGTGCAAAAGCCTTGCCGGTCATTGAAAAACAACAACCCGACATTGTTATCAGCGATGTTATGATGCCTGAAATGAATGGTGTTGAACTTTGCTCAAAAATTAAATCGACCCGAAAAACAAAGCATATTCCGGTTATTTTGCTGACGGCCAAAACCGACACTGCACCTGTTATTGAAGGTTACGAATCGGGCGCTGATGCCTACCTTACCAAACCATTCGATTTTAAAGTGCTGGAATCGCGGGTTGAAAACCTTATTCGTTCGCGCGAGCAATTACGCATCATGTACCAGGCCTTAACTGGTATCGATCCTGAGAAAGTTAAAGTTGACTCGGAAGATGAACGATTTATAAAAAGAGCACTAAAAATTGTTGAAGAGAATATTGCAGAAGCTTCGTTTACGGTTGAAAACTTTGGCTCTGAAATGGGCATGAGCCGGGTAAGTTTATACAAAAAGCTTGTGGCTTTAACCGAAAAAACACCTATTGAATTTATACGCGTAATCCGTTTAAAACGGGCGGCCCACTTACTCGAAACCAGCCAGCTTTCAGTTTCCGAGGTGGCCTACCAGGTAGGATTCAATAATCCGCGGTATTTCTCCAAATATTTTGCAGAAGAATACAAAATGTTGCCATCTGAATACATTGCAAAAAACCGGAATATTACAAACAACCTTTCCGATGAAGTAAAAGGAAAATACACTTCGGAATAA
- a CDS encoding beta-galactosidase: MKRSPFYNSNLIFIHFIIACFISFGSSAQQANKYFPDEELTSVGAYYYPEHWDENQWERDIKKMAEMGFEFTHFAEFAWAQLEPEEGVYDFAWLDRAVALADKYNLKVVMCTSTATPPVWLVRKHPDILKQHENGTKMDHGSRQHASFSNEYYRSYSLKMIEELAKHYGNDDRIFGWQLDNEPAANVDFGDDAQKRFRAWLKEKYGSIEALNDAWGTNFWSGTYTNFNQINIPKHSQWGMNLYQRLDHSRFCDYETSSFLDEQANVIRQYANADQWITTNYIPYYDARYAGASKELDFITYTRYMIYGEHHGIGPKGYRVGEYSRIAMANDYFRPLSPIYGVMELQPGQVNWGSINSQPLPGAVRLWLWHVFAGGSKFTCTYRFRAPIYGYEQYHYGIVGPDGVTPTPGGLEYEKFINEIEVLRNNPSNGKIPQDYLNRKTAILYNPDNTVAINNNKQTNLWDTEGHVLKYYKALKAFGAPVDFIRDTMDFSEYPVIVAPAYQQMSLALVEKLTKYVKDGGNLVMSVRTGHQDEFGHLWQAKHAEPLYELIGGEIEFYDLLRSFAPDTVVMDNKKYAWTTWGDIMHTNNGTETWGTFSGDYYAGKTAVTFNKLGNGTVTYVGVDSHDGKLEHAVLQKLYDRLNIDVKDYPKGVMVEYRDGYGIAVNYSNISYEMVLPAETEILIGDKNIPTAGVLVWKTK, translated from the coding sequence ATGAAAAGAAGTCCGTTTTATAATTCCAACCTCATTTTTATCCATTTTATCATTGCTTGCTTTATTTCGTTTGGCAGCAGTGCACAACAAGCGAACAAATACTTCCCTGATGAAGAATTAACATCGGTTGGCGCCTACTACTACCCGGAGCACTGGGATGAAAACCAGTGGGAACGCGACATAAAAAAAATGGCAGAAATGGGTTTTGAATTTACCCATTTTGCCGAGTTTGCCTGGGCACAGCTGGAACCGGAAGAGGGTGTTTACGATTTCGCATGGCTAGACCGAGCAGTGGCACTGGCCGACAAATACAACCTGAAAGTGGTAATGTGCACCTCAACCGCTACCCCACCGGTTTGGTTGGTACGCAAACATCCCGATATTCTGAAACAGCACGAAAACGGAACTAAAATGGATCACGGATCGCGCCAGCATGCATCTTTTTCCAACGAATATTACCGCAGTTATTCGTTAAAAATGATTGAGGAACTGGCCAAACATTATGGCAACGACGACCGCATTTTTGGCTGGCAACTGGATAACGAACCGGCTGCCAATGTTGATTTTGGCGATGATGCGCAAAAACGTTTCAGAGCCTGGTTGAAAGAAAAATATGGCAGCATTGAAGCGTTAAACGATGCCTGGGGAACCAACTTCTGGAGTGGCACTTACACCAATTTCAATCAGATAAATATCCCGAAACACTCGCAATGGGGAATGAACCTGTACCAACGTTTGGATCACAGCCGTTTTTGTGATTACGAAACATCAAGTTTTCTCGATGAGCAGGCAAATGTAATTCGCCAATATGCCAATGCGGATCAGTGGATTACTACCAACTATATCCCCTATTACGATGCGCGTTATGCCGGCGCCAGCAAAGAGCTGGATTTTATTACCTACACCCGCTACATGATTTACGGCGAGCACCACGGAATTGGGCCAAAAGGTTACCGCGTGGGCGAATACTCGCGCATTGCAATGGCCAACGATTATTTCAGGCCGTTATCCCCTATTTACGGTGTTATGGAGCTTCAACCCGGACAGGTTAACTGGGGATCGATCAACTCGCAACCTCTGCCCGGAGCAGTTCGTTTATGGCTGTGGCATGTTTTTGCGGGAGGTAGCAAATTCACCTGTACTTACCGCTTTCGCGCACCTATTTATGGCTATGAGCAATACCATTACGGAATTGTTGGCCCCGACGGTGTAACGCCAACACCGGGAGGACTGGAATACGAAAAGTTTATTAACGAAATAGAGGTGCTTCGTAACAATCCGTCAAACGGAAAAATTCCGCAGGACTATTTAAACCGAAAAACAGCCATTTTGTATAACCCGGACAATACCGTTGCCATAAACAACAACAAACAAACCAATCTTTGGGACACGGAAGGTCATGTTTTGAAATATTACAAAGCACTGAAAGCGTTTGGTGCTCCGGTTGATTTTATCCGCGACACTATGGATTTTTCAGAGTACCCGGTTATTGTAGCTCCGGCATACCAGCAAATGAGTTTAGCACTGGTTGAAAAGCTCACTAAATATGTAAAAGATGGCGGCAACCTGGTAATGTCGGTGCGCACCGGGCATCAGGATGAGTTCGGCCATCTTTGGCAGGCAAAACATGCCGAGCCGCTTTACGAACTCATTGGCGGTGAAATCGAGTTCTACGATTTGCTTCGGTCGTTTGCACCTGACACTGTGGTAATGGACAACAAAAAATACGCATGGACAACCTGGGGCGATATTATGCATACCAACAACGGCACCGAAACCTGGGGAACTTTTAGCGGCGATTATTATGCCGGAAAAACAGCAGTAACTTTTAATAAGCTCGGTAACGGCACCGTTACTTATGTTGGTGTCGACAGTCACGATGGGAAACTGGAGCATGCCGTTCTTCAGAAACTTTATGATCGCCTGAATATTGATGTAAAAGACTACCCAAAAGGCGTTATGGTTGAATACCGCGACGGCTACGGAATTGCCGTAAATTACTCTAATATTAGCTATGAAATGGTGTTACCAGCAGAAACTGAAATTCTGATCGGAGACAAAAACATTCCGACTGCCGGGGTATTGGTTTGGAAAACAAAATAG
- a CDS encoding DUF5916 domain-containing protein encodes MKTKFFLKLVSLILCTCSSIIVFGQDIVQIAKNDGTVNFDGVPDEAFWQKARQFELIMHIPNFEAAPSEDTKTYISYDDNFLWVGAFLNYQNPENIVSTSKKRDEKSKNPDSFGILLDTYDDNENALAFFTMPAGQRIDYAVSNDAQKMPGPPGTATAQNYSWNTFWDVKTARTATGWAVEMRIPFSSLRFQEVNGRVKMGLLINRGVSHNNELDTYPAADPKYGRLAANKPSLAQTIELSGVKSKKPVYIAPYISVGTEKINDLNEEETAFDSSDDNKLTGGVDIKYSLTSNLTMDLTFNTDFAQVEADDEQVNLTRYALFFPEKRMFFQERSSIFDYKLSGPSKLFYSRRIGIDEDGCLTPILGGARLTGRIGKWDMGFMDMQTQKQNTSPSENFGVLRFRRQVINTNSYVGAIMTSRVGADINDSYSYGVDGIFRIFGDDYIEAGVAQTTDPEGTDFSAGIENTFYRASWQRRSEVGFAYDLSYAYTGENFDPQVGFLSKYGTKGPRIKLQYGWLPGPESKLFKFSIDGTFYESYRVTDGGLETGMYGPGFNLNTKKGWMVNMDLNYRIEGVDEEFELDDDVVVPADKYKTYTSRFTLMSPVSKPLSTTIMMSGGQFYDGNNVTATVQPIYNLSASLQLSGYYNYSHVVFSNRNQEMNAHVGRLKFLYMYNTKLSFSSFVQYNSVNDVTVANFRLRYNPKEGNDLYVVYNEIRPTEDYVDNDLEEPKFLNRIFQVKYVYTFQL; translated from the coding sequence ATGAAAACCAAATTCTTTTTAAAGTTAGTGTCGCTAATCTTATGCACGTGCAGTTCCATCATTGTGTTCGGGCAGGATATTGTGCAAATAGCCAAAAATGATGGAACGGTAAATTTCGACGGAGTGCCCGATGAAGCTTTCTGGCAAAAGGCCCGACAGTTTGAACTAATTATGCATATCCCCAATTTTGAAGCTGCACCAAGCGAGGATACAAAAACGTACATCAGTTACGACGATAATTTCCTGTGGGTAGGTGCTTTTCTCAACTATCAGAATCCTGAGAACATTGTTTCCACCAGTAAAAAGCGCGACGAGAAATCTAAAAATCCCGATTCGTTCGGAATTTTATTGGATACTTACGACGATAACGAAAATGCGCTGGCTTTTTTCACCATGCCGGCAGGGCAACGTATTGATTATGCGGTATCGAATGATGCACAGAAAATGCCAGGTCCTCCTGGAACGGCAACAGCGCAAAACTACAGCTGGAATACTTTCTGGGATGTAAAAACAGCGCGTACCGCAACAGGTTGGGCTGTGGAGATGCGCATTCCTTTTTCAAGTCTGCGTTTTCAGGAAGTTAACGGACGTGTAAAAATGGGATTGCTGATTAACCGCGGCGTAAGTCACAACAACGAGTTGGATACTTATCCAGCTGCTGATCCGAAATACGGCAGACTGGCGGCCAATAAACCATCGCTGGCGCAAACCATCGAACTATCGGGAGTGAAAAGCAAAAAGCCGGTTTACATTGCACCTTACATTTCTGTCGGAACTGAAAAAATAAATGATTTAAATGAAGAGGAAACCGCTTTTGATTCGTCGGATGACAATAAGCTGACTGGGGGAGTGGATATAAAATACAGCCTTACCAGTAACCTTACGATGGATCTGACTTTTAATACCGATTTTGCACAGGTTGAAGCCGATGACGAACAAGTGAATCTTACGCGATATGCTTTGTTCTTTCCCGAGAAAAGGATGTTTTTTCAGGAGCGCTCGAGTATTTTCGATTACAAATTGAGTGGTCCCAGTAAATTGTTTTACAGTCGGCGTATTGGTATTGACGAAGACGGCTGCCTGACACCAATTCTGGGAGGTGCCCGTTTAACCGGACGTATTGGAAAATGGGATATGGGATTTATGGACATGCAAACACAAAAGCAGAATACCAGTCCATCAGAAAATTTTGGAGTACTGCGTTTCCGTCGCCAGGTTATCAATACCAATTCGTATGTTGGGGCAATTATGACCTCAAGAGTTGGTGCTGATATCAACGATTCGTATTCGTATGGTGTGGACGGTATATTCCGCATTTTTGGCGATGATTACATTGAAGCTGGTGTGGCTCAAACCACTGATCCGGAAGGCACCGACTTTTCGGCCGGAATTGAAAATACATTCTATCGGGCATCTTGGCAACGCAGAAGCGAAGTAGGTTTTGCATACGATTTATCTTATGCGTACACAGGCGAGAATTTTGATCCTCAGGTTGGTTTCTTATCAAAATATGGCACAAAAGGACCGAGAATAAAATTGCAGTATGGCTGGCTTCCCGGGCCGGAGTCGAAACTATTTAAATTCAGTATTGACGGAACTTTTTACGAATCGTACCGGGTTACCGATGGAGGTTTGGAAACAGGAATGTACGGGCCGGGTTTTAATTTAAATACCAAAAAAGGGTGGATGGTAAATATGGATTTGAATTACCGGATTGAAGGTGTTGATGAAGAATTTGAACTGGATGATGATGTTGTTGTTCCGGCAGATAAATACAAAACATATACCAGCCGCTTTACATTAATGTCGCCCGTTTCGAAACCACTGTCTACAACCATAATGATGTCGGGTGGCCAGTTTTACGATGGTAATAACGTTACGGCAACTGTTCAGCCAATTTATAATCTTTCAGCCAGTTTACAACTGTCGGGCTATTACAATTACAGTCATGTAGTTTTCTCTAACCGTAACCAGGAGATGAATGCCCACGTAGGTCGCCTGAAGTTTTTATATATGTACAACACCAAGTTGTCGTTTAGTTCATTTGTTCAGTATAACAGTGTTAACGATGTAACCGTTGCCAATTTCCGCCTGCGTTATAACCCAAAAGAAGGAAATGATTTGTATGTGGTGTATAACGAAATACGCCCAACAGAAGATTATGTAGACAATGATTTGGAAGAACCTAAATTCCTGAATCGGATTTTTCAGGTGAAATATGTATATACTTTCCAGTTGTAG
- a CDS encoding glycoside hydrolase family 3 N-terminal domain-containing protein: MKKQISGVLIALFAITVLNGCGPKWTEEEMGDFNLVHNEGGATLGYSPKSGVTLITDGGYAFKDLNQNGELDVYEDWRKSVDERAKDLASKMSVEQIAGLMLYSGHQSIPAGSGGFGAGTYNGKPFSEAGAKSSDLTDQQIKFLNEDNLRHVLITTVESPGVAAQWNNNMQALVEGLGLGIPGNTSTDPRHGTRAETEYNAGAGGDISMWPTTLGLAATFNPAVMKQFGEIASIEYRALGISTALSPQIDLSTEPRWSRFSGTMGGDPGLATDLARAYVDGFQTSSAAKEIAGGWGFESVNAMVKHWPSGGPEEAGRDAHFGYGAYAVYPGNNLSDQLKPFTEGAFKLDGPTGKATAVMPYYTISYNIDQKNGENVGNAYNKYIITDLLRGEYGYDGVVCTDWMITADTRSVHEFLGKCWGVENLSVAERHYKVIEAGADQFGGNNEKGPVLEAYEMGVKEHGEEYMRNRFEQSAVRLLKNIIRPGLFENPYLVVAESEEIVGKPEYMKAGYEAQLKSVVMLKNKDGVLPAEKKLKVYIPQKYTPGGANWFGMVTEPSWSDAANMDVVANYFEVVDAPEKADLGICLISSPQGGSGYSLEDKEKGGNGYVPISLQYGPYTAKYARETSIAGGSPFEDFTNRTYKGKTTEAANIYDMQVVNETKAKMGDKPVIVVVNVANPFIPAEFEKSADAILIHCGVQDQAIMDLITGSAEPTGLLPFQLPANMKTVEEQFEDVPRDMECYTDEIGNVYDFAYGMNWSGVINDERVNTYK; this comes from the coding sequence ATGAAAAAACAAATTTCAGGTGTACTGATTGCGTTATTTGCAATTACTGTACTTAACGGTTGTGGCCCCAAATGGACCGAAGAAGAAATGGGAGATTTTAATCTTGTTCACAATGAAGGTGGAGCAACTTTAGGGTATTCTCCTAAATCAGGAGTAACACTCATTACCGATGGTGGTTATGCTTTTAAAGACCTCAATCAGAATGGCGAACTTGATGTGTACGAAGACTGGCGCAAGTCGGTTGATGAGCGCGCCAAAGACCTGGCTTCAAAAATGTCGGTAGAGCAAATTGCCGGATTAATGTTATACAGCGGACACCAGTCGATACCTGCCGGAAGTGGTGGTTTTGGTGCCGGAACTTACAACGGCAAACCTTTTTCAGAGGCTGGAGCAAAATCAAGTGATTTGACCGATCAGCAAATAAAGTTTCTTAATGAGGATAATCTACGTCATGTTTTGATTACTACAGTTGAAAGTCCTGGAGTAGCAGCACAATGGAATAACAACATGCAAGCTCTGGTTGAAGGTCTTGGTTTGGGAATTCCCGGAAATACAAGTACCGATCCGCGCCACGGAACAAGAGCGGAAACCGAATACAATGCCGGTGCCGGTGGCGATATTTCAATGTGGCCAACCACTTTGGGTTTGGCAGCAACCTTCAATCCTGCGGTGATGAAACAATTTGGCGAAATCGCCTCTATCGAATATCGTGCTTTAGGAATTTCAACAGCACTTTCCCCTCAGATCGATTTATCGACCGAACCTCGCTGGAGTCGTTTTAGCGGAACAATGGGTGGCGATCCCGGTTTGGCAACCGATCTGGCACGTGCTTATGTCGATGGATTTCAAACCTCTTCGGCAGCTAAGGAAATTGCCGGTGGTTGGGGGTTCGAAAGTGTAAATGCCATGGTAAAACACTGGCCAAGCGGTGGCCCGGAAGAGGCAGGTCGCGATGCACACTTTGGTTACGGTGCTTATGCGGTTTATCCGGGGAACAACCTGTCGGATCAGTTGAAACCGTTTACTGAAGGTGCTTTTAAACTGGATGGTCCAACGGGCAAAGCAACAGCTGTTATGCCTTATTATACTATTTCATATAATATCGATCAGAAGAATGGCGAAAACGTAGGAAACGCTTACAATAAATACATTATTACCGATCTGTTGAGAGGCGAGTACGGTTACGATGGCGTGGTTTGTACCGACTGGATGATTACCGCGGATACGCGCAGTGTGCATGAATTCCTGGGCAAATGTTGGGGCGTGGAAAACCTTTCAGTTGCCGAACGTCACTACAAAGTGATTGAGGCGGGAGCAGACCAGTTTGGCGGAAACAACGAAAAAGGGCCGGTTTTGGAAGCTTATGAAATGGGAGTGAAAGAACACGGCGAAGAATACATGCGCAATCGTTTTGAGCAATCGGCAGTTCGTTTGCTGAAAAATATTATCCGTCCGGGATTATTCGAAAATCCATATTTGGTTGTAGCAGAATCGGAAGAGATTGTTGGGAAACCGGAATACATGAAAGCCGGTTACGAAGCACAATTGAAATCGGTTGTGATGCTGAAAAACAAGGACGGTGTTTTGCCTGCAGAGAAGAAGTTGAAAGTTTATATTCCGCAAAAATACACTCCGGGTGGAGCCAACTGGTTTGGAATGGTTACTGAACCAAGCTGGAGCGACGCTGCAAACATGGATGTAGTAGCCAACTATTTCGAAGTGGTTGATGCTCCTGAAAAAGCAGATCTTGGCATTTGTTTGATATCAAGTCCGCAGGGTGGCTCTGGGTACTCGCTTGAGGACAAGGAGAAAGGTGGTAATGGTTATGTGCCGATTTCACTTCAGTACGGACCATACACCGCAAAATATGCGCGCGAAACAAGTATTGCAGGCGGAAGTCCGTTCGAAGATTTCACCAACAGAACATACAAAGGCAAAACCACCGAGGCAGCCAACATTTACGACATGCAAGTGGTGAACGAAACAAAAGCAAAAATGGGTGATAAACCTGTAATTGTTGTCGTAAACGTTGCCAATCCGTTTATTCCTGCCGAGTTTGAGAAGAGTGCCGATGCTATTCTCATTCACTGTGGAGTGCAGGATCAGGCGATTATGGACCTTATTACAGGGAGTGCCGAACCTACTGGTTTATTGCCTTTTCAATTGCCTGCCAATATGAAAACCGTGGAAGAGCAGTTTGAGGATGTTCCTCGCGACATGGAGTGTTATACCGACGAAATCGGCAATGTATACGACTTTGCTTACGGTATGAACTGGAGCGGAGTAATTAACGACGAAAGAGTAAATACATACAAATAA